A window of Paraburkholderia sp. ZP32-5 genomic DNA:
GCGAAGCTGATGACGATGGTCGCGCTGTCGCGCTCGATCGTGCGCAGTTGCATTTCGAGCGTGCCGGCCTCGCCGTTGAGCAGCGACACCGACGGACGGAACAGCCGGTAGCCGTACACGAGACCGAACGCCACCGAGTAGCACGAGCGAAACCCCGCCACGTGCACATGCGGCGCGCGCCGCAACACGCGCGCCGCCTCGACGATCGTGCGGCCGTTGTGCGCGGCGGTGGTTTCCAGATTGTGCTGTTGCGCGACGAGCAGATCGTCGGCGAGCGCGTCTTTCGATTTGACGAGCGAGCGCGCGCGACTCGTCAGCGGCTCGGGCCGCGTGCGCACGCGCGCGACGAACAGATTGCGCAATTCGTTCCAGCCGGGGAAACCGAGCTGCTGCGACAGACGCACCAGCGACGCGGGTTGTACCTGCGCGCGCTCGGCGACTTTGCGCATCGACGACACCGCGACCTCGTCGGGATGATCGAGCAGAAAGGCTGCTCCCATCTGGAATTGCGGACTCAGTTCGGAAAAGCGCGCCCGGATCAGGGCGGCCAGCTGGTCGAAGCTGTCTGGCATGGAATTGGGACGGCGGTGAGGATGACAACAAATGTTATCACCGCCGCGCCGGCTTTCAACGGCGTGTTGACATTGTGGTGACTGACAAACCAAACCTGTTCTATCGCATACAAAGTTGATCTCGCGCTTCTTTGCAAGTAAAACTGTCCTGGAAACTCGACCTCAGCGTTCGACTCTGATGAAGGTGACCGAACGGCTGGTCTGTTTCGAAATGCGCGCGATGCAACCCACCGGCTTCACGTAGGTCCATCGCCGGCAGGATCACACCACGTATGATGCACGCGCCAAGAGAACCACCACCATCTGCTGCAATGAAATCGTCAACTTCCCCCGTCCTATATATGAATCGCGCGCTGTTCGCCGCGACGTGGATCAGCATGGCGTGCTTCGCGATCTATATCGTCATCTTTTACGGCGGCGCGATCCCAGCTCACGCGCTCGATGACTGGAACCTTCTGCTGCCAGACGTCTACGTGAAGGGAGCATTCGTCCAGACCGCTGCAATCGCCGCGCACTTTCTCGCAGGAGCCGTACTGCTCGCCATTGGACCCGCTCAAATCGTGACCGGCCAACGCGGCACGATGCCAAAGCTGCATCGTGTGATGGGGCGTGTCTACGCAATTGCCGCCGGGGTCGCGGGGTTCGGGGGATTGACGTACATCGTGCTACAGGGAACCGTGGGCGGCACCGTGATGAACATCGGATTCTCGCTCTATGGTGTGTCCGTGATCGTCGCTGCGATCGAAACGTACAGGAACGCGAGACGAAAGCAATTCGACCGCCACCGTGCGTGGGCGATACGGCTGGTCGCCCTTGCGATCGGCTCGTGGCTTTTCAGGCTGGACTATGGGCTGTGGCTCAAGGCAATTCACGGCCTTGGGCATTCGCACTCGTATCGCGGGCCGTTCGACCAGGTGATGGCGTTTTTCTTCTATGTGCCCAATCTTCTCATCGCCGAGATGATCATCCGCAGGAGGGAACCGTCTTCGCGATCGCACGTGACATTGAACGTGGTGACCGGTGCCGCGACCGTGCTCGTGGGCACTTCGACGTATCTGTTCGCGGCTTCGTACTGGTGGCCGCACATCGCGGCGCGGCTCGGTATCGCGTGATGCGAGCAGAAAAAAGCCCGTGCAACGCGGGCTTAACCGACGGAAGCAGCGGCGACCCGAGGGCTCACGCGTCGCGGCTCTGACCCAATCATGCTCCACCCGATGCGCGCACGATTCCGCGTCGCGCATCGGTCGCTCAGTGCTCGATCAATTCAGCCGCTTCAACTCGCCGTCGTCCGCATACCAGTCCACCGTCTTGCCACTCGTATTGACCGTGACGGCGCGCGGCTCGCTGAACTGATCGAAGGACTCGATACCGGTCTCGCGCCCCACTCCGCTATTCTTGAATCCGCCCCACGGCGAGGCCGGATCGAGCCGGTGATGATCGTTGACCCACACCATCCCGAACTCCAGCTTCGACGCCACGCGATGAGCGCGCGCGACATCCTGCGTCCACACCGATGCCGCCAGACCGAACTGCGTCGCGTTGGCGATCCGAATGGCATCCGCTTCATCGTCGAAGGGAATCACGACGGTAACCGGTCCGAACACCTCGTCCTGACCCATTTCCGACTCCGGCGGCACGTCGTACATGACGGTCGGCTCGATGAAGAAGCCCGTCTTCAACGCTTGCGGCACGGTCCCACCGGTCAGCAGTTTCGCACCCGTTTGCGTCCCGCGTTCCAGCATCGCGAGAATGCGCTGACGCGAGCGTTCGGAAATGACCGGACCGAGTTGCGTCTTCGGATCGGTCGGATCGCCGACGCGGATGCCGGATGCCTTGACGCGAAAACGTTCGAGGAACTCCGCGTACATCGACCGTTGCACGAGAATGCGCGCGCCGCATACACACGTCTGTCCCGCACCGATGAACGCAGCGAACGCGGCGCCGTTCACCGCGCGTTCCATATCGAAGTCGTCGAAGAGGATCACCGCACCCTTGCCGCCGAGTTCGAGCGTGGTCAGCGCGAAATTGCGCGCCGCTGCCTCGCCGATCGAGCGCCCGACGTCCGTGCCGCCGGTGAACACGACCTTGCGAATCAGCGGATGACTCGCCAGTGCCGCGCCCGCCTCCCGCCCTTCGCCATTTACGACATTGACGACGCCTTTCGGCACGCCCGCTTCAACGAGCAAACGAACCAGACGGACGGTCGTCAGCGGCGTCTGCTCCGATGCCTTGATGACGACGCTGTTGCCAGTCGCCAGCGCGGGCGCGAGGCTCTTCGACAGAATCATCAGCGGATGATTGAATGAGGTCATCAACGCAACGACGCCGAGCGCAACTCGCTGCGTGTAGCACAGATACGGGCCTTCGATCGGAATCACATCGCTACGGCGTGTCAGCGCAAGCGCCGCAAAGTAGCGATAAAACTGCGGCAAACGCGAAATCTGCGCGCGGGTTTCGGAGATTGGCCGGCCGTTGTTGAGTGTCTCGAGCTTGTAGAACTGCTCCAGGTCCGCCTCGAACAGGTCGGCGAAACGGTTCAGAATGCGCGCGCGTTGCTGAACGGGCATGTCCCGCCATGCACCGCCATCGAATGCGCGTTGGGCCGCTTGCACCGCGCGATCGACATCGCCAGCGGTCGCGGCGGCCAGCGCACCAATCACCCCGCCCGTCGCGGGATTGACGACATCCATCGTGCGCCCGCTTTCGGCGTCGGTCCATTCGCCATCGATGAAAAGCTGCGCGTTGAGATGATTCGGGAGAGCTGTGTCCATACGAT
This region includes:
- a CDS encoding MurR/RpiR family transcriptional regulator → MPDSFDQLAALIRARFSELSPQFQMGAAFLLDHPDEVAVSSMRKVAERAQVQPASLVRLSQQLGFPGWNELRNLFVARVRTRPEPLTSRARSLVKSKDALADDLLVAQQHNLETTAAHNGRTIVEAARVLRRAPHVHVAGFRSCYSVAFGLVYGYRLFRPSVSLLNGEAGTLEMQLRTIERDSATIVISFAPYSVEAARVAEAALEKGSKLIAITDSAVSPIALNADKVLIFSHESPSFFPSLVAATAIAEALVAHLLALEGTHAVEQLALAEQSLHAKGAYVP
- a CDS encoding DUF2306 domain-containing protein; the protein is MNRALFAATWISMACFAIYIVIFYGGAIPAHALDDWNLLLPDVYVKGAFVQTAAIAAHFLAGAVLLAIGPAQIVTGQRGTMPKLHRVMGRVYAIAAGVAGFGGLTYIVLQGTVGGTVMNIGFSLYGVSVIVAAIETYRNARRKQFDRHRAWAIRLVALAIGSWLFRLDYGLWLKAIHGLGHSHSYRGPFDQVMAFFFYVPNLLIAEMIIRRREPSSRSHVTLNVVTGAATVLVGTSTYLFAASYWWPHIAARLGIA
- a CDS encoding aldehyde dehydrogenase; this encodes MDTALPNHLNAQLFIDGEWTDAESGRTMDVVNPATGGVIGALAAATAGDVDRAVQAAQRAFDGGAWRDMPVQQRARILNRFADLFEADLEQFYKLETLNNGRPISETRAQISRLPQFYRYFAALALTRRSDVIPIEGPYLCYTQRVALGVVALMTSFNHPLMILSKSLAPALATGNSVVIKASEQTPLTTVRLVRLLVEAGVPKGVVNVVNGEGREAGAALASHPLIRKVVFTGGTDVGRSIGEAAARNFALTTLELGGKGAVILFDDFDMERAVNGAAFAAFIGAGQTCVCGARILVQRSMYAEFLERFRVKASGIRVGDPTDPKTQLGPVISERSRQRILAMLERGTQTGAKLLTGGTVPQALKTGFFIEPTVMYDVPPESEMGQDEVFGPVTVVIPFDDEADAIRIANATQFGLAASVWTQDVARAHRVASKLEFGMVWVNDHHRLDPASPWGGFKNSGVGRETGIESFDQFSEPRAVTVNTSGKTVDWYADDGELKRLN